One genomic segment of Photobacterium sp. DA100 includes these proteins:
- a CDS encoding TRAP transporter substrate-binding protein translates to MKRSITVLAAALTMAITSTSAFAKSTHLTIANTTQANTPMSQTMIAFQERAQELSDGAITVQTSFGGALGNDTQLLQKAQIGSQVHAAQTSGANLGTVVDAFKAFDVPFLLDGPEQSIQLLYQDGKLGGDVADKLQAFLGEKNLRLLYATPFEFRGVLTNGKTVRTMDDVSGMKFRVTPNPVERGIVESWGAAGTTMGISEVYTSLQTGIVDGLAIPPVTAQAFALNEVAKVFNNLNFQAHPTFVVINKRYWDRLSQEQQDILQQAADEAVMNTKQIHYDAIEGAFASFAANGATVIQPTDEELNSFRRAAIEAAEPLATRGLSDDELEFINMIKTAAAQ, encoded by the coding sequence ATGAAGAGGTCTATTACTGTTCTTGCAGCGGCATTAACAATGGCAATAACTTCCACATCAGCTTTTGCGAAAAGCACCCATTTGACCATTGCTAATACCACGCAAGCCAATACCCCAATGTCCCAGACAATGATTGCTTTCCAAGAAAGGGCGCAAGAATTATCTGATGGGGCGATTACAGTTCAGACAAGTTTTGGTGGTGCTTTGGGTAATGATACCCAGTTATTGCAAAAAGCGCAGATTGGTAGCCAGGTACATGCTGCACAGACTTCAGGTGCCAACCTGGGGACTGTGGTTGATGCATTCAAGGCGTTTGATGTGCCGTTTTTGCTAGACGGCCCAGAGCAGAGTATCCAGTTGCTTTACCAAGACGGTAAGCTAGGTGGTGACGTCGCTGATAAGCTGCAAGCTTTCCTTGGCGAAAAGAACCTGCGCCTGCTTTATGCTACACCGTTTGAGTTCCGCGGTGTTCTGACCAATGGTAAGACCGTTCGCACTATGGATGATGTGAGTGGCATGAAGTTTCGTGTGACACCTAACCCTGTAGAGCGCGGTATTGTAGAGAGCTGGGGGGCTGCGGGTACGACGATGGGGATCTCTGAGGTCTACACCTCTTTGCAAACAGGAATTGTTGATGGCCTTGCTATCCCGCCGGTGACTGCACAGGCTTTTGCTTTGAATGAAGTGGCGAAGGTGTTCAATAACCTGAACTTCCAAGCTCACCCTACATTTGTCGTTATTAATAAGCGCTACTGGGATCGTTTGTCTCAAGAGCAACAAGATATTCTTCAGCAGGCTGCGGATGAAGCGGTTATGAACACCAAACAAATCCATTACGATGCGATTGAAGGCGCCTTTGCTTCTTTTGCTGCTAATGGCGCAACAGTGATCCAGCCAACCGATGAAGAGCTCAATTCATTCCGCCGAGCAGCCATTGAAGCTGCCGAGCCTTTGGCAACCCGTGGCCTAAGTGATGACGAACTCGAATTTATCAATATGATTAAAACGGCTGCAGCGCAGTAA
- a CDS encoding PfkB family carbohydrate kinase, giving the protein MKILCIGNATWDRIFNVDEIPSKATKYFSTTYHEIGGGVAATAAVAIATLGAEVSLLARLGNDNVGDAITKDLKKWGVDTSLLKQFDDLSSSNAVVHVDPAGERQITVHRDPLLPVNSDWITADFLDGVDCILCDCTWGEGAEKLLNLANHKGIPSVIDADLGGETMEKLVKLGTDIAFSYPALCQMTGETTINKALQVAQQKTTGTVYVTNGEHGCYWIEDGTVKHVPGYSVDVIDTTGAGDVFHGALAFAIANKLSGENAVNFANAVAALKCTKPGGRAGIPNYEQVIQFIKSN; this is encoded by the coding sequence TTGAAAATTTTATGTATCGGCAACGCCACATGGGATCGCATTTTTAATGTCGATGAAATCCCGTCTAAAGCAACAAAATACTTCTCGACGACATACCATGAAATTGGTGGGGGTGTAGCTGCAACCGCAGCAGTGGCTATTGCAACACTTGGTGCTGAAGTATCTTTATTGGCACGATTGGGCAATGACAATGTCGGCGATGCCATTACAAAAGATCTAAAAAAATGGGGGGTCGACACTTCATTGCTAAAGCAATTTGACGACCTTAGCTCCAGTAATGCTGTCGTACATGTTGACCCTGCAGGCGAACGCCAAATTACCGTTCATCGTGATCCCTTGCTACCCGTTAACAGTGATTGGATCACAGCTGATTTCCTTGATGGTGTGGATTGTATATTGTGTGACTGCACGTGGGGAGAAGGTGCGGAAAAGTTACTAAACCTCGCCAACCATAAAGGCATACCATCGGTTATCGATGCCGATCTTGGTGGCGAGACCATGGAAAAACTGGTCAAACTGGGTACAGATATCGCCTTTTCCTACCCAGCCCTTTGCCAAATGACTGGCGAAACAACTATCAACAAAGCCTTACAGGTAGCCCAACAAAAAACGACAGGCACCGTCTACGTCACCAATGGTGAGCATGGTTGCTACTGGATTGAAGATGGCACCGTCAAACATGTCCCTGGCTACAGTGTCGATGTCATTGACACCACCGGAGCCGGCGATGTTTTTCATGGGGCGTTGGCTTTCGCTATCGCCAACAAATTAAGTGGGGAAAATGCCGTTAACTTCGCCAACGCAGTTGCTGCTTTGAAGTGTACCAAGCCTGGAGGCCGTGCTGGTATTCCAAATTACGAACAAGTTATTCAATTTATTAAATCAAATTAA
- a CDS encoding lactate racemase domain-containing protein — translation MKTIQFEYGPGFMAAQLPDSADVFIPGETVKDPESLVDPISATRDSILNPIGMPPISEQVKAGSKVAIVFPDRVKGGCHDTAHRRISIPIILEECRKAGVEKKDITLICSNGLHRKNTEKELREILGDEVFNAFYWEGQVVNHDSEDWDNLVDLGRNEHGDKVVMNKTVFEADLAVMIGHTLGNPYGGYSGGYKHCATGITNWECIASHHIPRVMHREDFTPVSSKSLMRQKFDQIGKHMEKCMGKKFFTCDAVLNTFSQQISVYTGGCEDIQPYCFADADKRTYANWAEKKYDIMVFGMPQNFHYGNGHGTNPVLMMQAIGAQIIRHKRVMSDNCVVICSSLCNGYFHDEEFPSYRKLFELFQTDYCNTLVDINKHIEYIARDEEMIKQYRFNYGYHPFHGFSMTSCGHIAEMNTKAVYIVGAQEPGLARQMGMKTRATFEEALADAVRYTGTNPNILALPQAFTRAAMHLGSKEDQ, via the coding sequence ATGAAAACTATCCAATTCGAATATGGCCCGGGTTTTATGGCAGCCCAACTTCCTGATTCAGCCGATGTATTTATTCCGGGCGAAACAGTTAAAGACCCAGAGTCTCTGGTTGACCCAATATCCGCCACCCGTGACTCCATTTTAAATCCGATCGGCATGCCACCTATTAGCGAACAGGTCAAAGCAGGCTCGAAAGTTGCCATTGTTTTCCCAGACCGTGTTAAGGGTGGCTGCCATGACACAGCCCACCGCAGGATTTCTATTCCAATTATCTTGGAAGAATGCCGCAAAGCTGGTGTTGAGAAAAAAGATATCACCCTGATTTGCAGTAACGGCCTACACCGTAAGAATACAGAGAAAGAACTTCGTGAAATTCTTGGCGATGAGGTATTCAACGCCTTCTACTGGGAAGGACAGGTCGTAAACCACGACAGTGAAGACTGGGACAACCTGGTTGATCTTGGCCGGAATGAGCACGGCGATAAAGTTGTGATGAATAAAACCGTGTTTGAGGCGGATTTGGCTGTCATGATCGGCCATACGCTGGGCAACCCTTATGGTGGTTACTCGGGAGGTTACAAACACTGCGCCACCGGTATTACCAACTGGGAATGTATCGCCTCTCACCACATTCCACGGGTGATGCACCGCGAGGACTTCACCCCGGTCTCCAGCAAAAGCCTGATGCGCCAGAAATTCGACCAAATTGGCAAGCACATGGAAAAATGCATGGGCAAGAAGTTCTTTACCTGTGATGCGGTACTGAATACATTTTCCCAACAAATTTCTGTCTATACTGGCGGGTGTGAAGACATCCAGCCCTATTGCTTTGCTGATGCCGACAAGCGTACTTATGCAAACTGGGCAGAAAAAAAGTATGACATCATGGTGTTCGGTATGCCGCAGAACTTCCATTACGGTAACGGCCACGGCACCAACCCGGTACTGATGATGCAAGCTATCGGGGCGCAAATCATCCGTCACAAGCGGGTCATGTCTGACAACTGCGTAGTGATTTGTTCTTCGCTGTGCAACGGCTATTTCCATGATGAAGAGTTCCCTTCATACCGCAAGCTGTTTGAGCTATTCCAGACCGATTACTGCAACACTTTAGTCGATATCAACAAGCATATTGAATATATCGCCCGTGATGAAGAGATGATCAAGCAATACCGTTTCAACTATGGCTATCACCCTTTCCACGGTTTCTCCATGACATCATGCGGCCATATTGCCGAGATGAACACTAAAGCCGTTTATATCGTCGGAGCTCAAGAGCCAGGACTGGCCCGTCAGATGGGAATGAAAACCCGTGCAACGTTCGAGGAGGCTTTGGCCGACGCCGTCCGCTACACCGGCACCAACCCAAATATCCTTGCCCTACCACAGGCATTTACCCGGGCCGCGATGCATCTGGGAAGCAAGGAAGACCAATAA
- a CDS encoding LarC family nickel insertion protein, with protein sequence MHIHLDLIGGIAGDMFSAAMLDAHPHLEQPLLGMLNSLELDDQVIVSLEHGEDKGLNGKRFNVDLIAPLHPHHHSHSHEQEHSDEQKYRHEHGHSHDHHHHHDWQQIRRYLTNSSLEHCVKEHAIGIFSLLATAEAKVHNMDIEHVQFHEVGAWDCIVDIISAAWLIHHSHATSWSVSGLPWGGGTVKCAHGVIPVPAPATLNLLTGFHFVDDGELGERITPTGAAILAWLSPEQKVAKGQLQGTGYGFGTKRLSQRANVIRASLLEPSPEQQKEQIAIVQCDIDDMTGEMIANARESLRQHPGVLEITESVSHGKKHRMISTLTLLCQPYHLDDIVTAILNQTSTLGVRHWLCDRVSLPRLHHQISHNGKAFNVKTVKRPDGSQTTKLEADHLEDAGPSYHQKQQLKHTIEHHVQEVEL encoded by the coding sequence ATGCATATTCATCTAGATTTAATTGGCGGGATTGCTGGGGATATGTTCTCTGCAGCAATGTTAGATGCGCACCCGCATTTAGAACAACCTTTACTCGGCATGCTGAACTCGTTGGAGTTAGATGATCAGGTCATTGTTTCGCTGGAGCATGGCGAAGACAAAGGACTCAACGGTAAACGATTTAATGTTGATCTCATCGCACCATTACACCCTCATCACCATTCGCACAGCCATGAGCAAGAACATAGCGATGAGCAAAAATACCGTCACGAACACGGACACAGCCACGACCATCACCACCATCATGACTGGCAGCAGATCCGCCGCTATCTAACTAATAGCTCGCTGGAACACTGCGTCAAAGAGCATGCTATAGGCATATTCAGTCTTCTGGCTACCGCAGAAGCAAAAGTCCACAATATGGACATTGAACATGTCCAATTCCATGAGGTGGGTGCCTGGGATTGTATCGTCGATATCATTTCCGCCGCCTGGCTCATCCATCACAGTCATGCCACTTCCTGGTCTGTCTCTGGCCTGCCTTGGGGGGGAGGCACCGTAAAATGTGCCCATGGCGTTATTCCGGTACCAGCACCAGCCACTTTAAATTTGCTCACAGGCTTCCATTTTGTTGATGATGGCGAGCTAGGTGAGCGAATCACCCCGACAGGTGCGGCGATCCTGGCTTGGTTATCACCGGAGCAAAAGGTAGCAAAGGGACAATTACAGGGCACTGGCTACGGCTTTGGTACCAAAAGACTGTCACAGCGCGCCAATGTCATCAGGGCAAGCCTGCTTGAGCCCTCGCCTGAACAACAAAAAGAGCAAATCGCAATTGTTCAATGCGATATCGATGATATGACAGGCGAAATGATTGCCAATGCCAGGGAGTCCCTGCGCCAGCATCCCGGCGTATTGGAAATTACGGAAAGTGTATCCCACGGCAAGAAACATCGAATGATCAGCACACTGACCTTACTGTGCCAACCTTATCACCTCGATGACATAGTGACGGCGATACTCAACCAGACATCGACACTTGGCGTCAGACACTGGCTGTGCGACAGGGTTAGCCTACCCCGGCTCCATCACCAAATTTCCCATAACGGCAAGGCATTCAACGTCAAAACGGTTAAGCGCCCAGACGGTAGCCAAACCACCAAACTTGAAGCCGACCACCTTGAAGATGCGGGTCCGAGTTACCACCAAAAGCAGCAGCTCAAGCATACGATTGAGCACCACGTACAAGAGGTAGAACTATGA
- a CDS encoding ATP-dependent sacrificial sulfur transferase LarE produces MTVIDKIQALETVLQQIGKVTVAVSGGVDSMTLAYVAHQTLGDKAKMVHATSSAVPGADTQRIQKYAKQQGWQLELVQAGEMQNSAYRSNPVNRCYHCKSALYSTLTTIGFGQVVSGTNLDDLSDYRPGLIAAKEKAVRHPFVEADIDKSTIRLIAQHFGLSDIAFLPASPCLASRVETGVFIQPEQLDLINRVETSLRKQINAENIRCRLLAQRLVLQIDEDKLSTLHEVMINNIIADAQSMASEVGLSLPVDVAPYKRGSAFVRVA; encoded by the coding sequence ATGACAGTCATAGATAAAATACAGGCTCTCGAAACTGTATTGCAGCAAATTGGCAAAGTCACTGTTGCCGTAAGTGGTGGTGTAGACAGCATGACATTGGCATACGTGGCCCATCAAACCCTGGGGGACAAGGCCAAAATGGTCCATGCGACCTCTTCGGCGGTGCCCGGTGCTGATACCCAACGAATCCAGAAATACGCCAAGCAACAAGGCTGGCAACTAGAGCTGGTGCAAGCCGGAGAGATGCAAAATAGCGCCTACCGCAGCAATCCAGTCAACCGTTGTTACCACTGCAAATCAGCACTTTACTCGACGTTGACCACCATTGGATTTGGCCAAGTCGTATCCGGAACCAATCTCGATGACCTGAGCGACTACCGGCCGGGGCTAATTGCAGCAAAAGAGAAAGCGGTCCGCCATCCATTTGTCGAAGCGGATATCGACAAGTCGACAATTCGCCTGATAGCCCAGCATTTTGGCCTAAGCGATATCGCATTTTTACCTGCATCTCCTTGTCTGGCCAGTCGGGTCGAAACCGGGGTTTTCATCCAGCCCGAACAGCTCGATTTGATCAACCGGGTAGAAACGAGCCTGAGAAAGCAAATCAATGCCGAAAATATCCGCTGCCGATTGTTGGCCCAACGGCTGGTGCTGCAAATTGATGAAGACAAACTCAGCACCCTCCATGAGGTGATGATCAACAACATCATTGCCGATGCCCAGTCCATGGCCAGCGAAGTTGGTTTGTCATTACCAGTCGATGTCGCGCCCTATAAACGCGGCAGTGCATTTGTGAGGGTCGCCTGA
- a CDS encoding TRAP transporter large permease, which produces MTTVHVLLLILGFIAMVMVRVPVAIAIGIVLIIYNKILGLEVFEMALDTFQSIDSFPLLAIPMFVLAGTIMATGGVAQRILDLSDEFFGHMYGGLAIVTIMTSVIFGGLSGSAPATVAAVGSITIPAMIKQGYHPGFAAGVAACSGVIAIIIPPSNPMIIYSLTQYATSVSDMFLAGIVPGLLLAIGMAVPAWWISRLNGWGAHREKGTFKTKIAAFKHARWAILTPVIILGGIYSGIFTPTESAAVACFYSYIIGVFVHKDLKIRDTFKVLSTAAMITVVAMFLMTFATAFGKVLTSQDVPAIIAGMMSDNVSTMLMTLLMINLFLLFVGCFMDTLAAIIILTPLLYPLLQQFGMGVYQFGIMMIINLGIGFVTPPFGGNLFIANQLSNTSVPQVFKGAFPLVMGMLVSLLLITFVPFFSTMWL; this is translated from the coding sequence ATGACCACAGTACATGTTCTATTGCTCATTCTGGGTTTTATCGCGATGGTGATGGTCAGGGTTCCGGTGGCCATTGCTATTGGTATTGTTCTAATTATTTATAACAAAATCCTTGGCCTTGAAGTCTTTGAAATGGCACTGGATACCTTCCAGTCCATCGATAGCTTCCCGCTACTGGCTATTCCGATGTTCGTGTTGGCTGGGACAATAATGGCGACTGGCGGGGTTGCACAGCGTATCCTGGATTTATCCGACGAGTTTTTCGGTCATATGTATGGTGGTCTGGCGATTGTCACCATTATGACCAGTGTAATATTCGGTGGACTGTCGGGCTCTGCACCGGCAACGGTAGCCGCGGTCGGTAGCATCACTATCCCAGCGATGATTAAACAGGGTTACCATCCTGGATTTGCCGCTGGTGTTGCTGCCTGTTCAGGCGTTATCGCCATTATTATTCCACCGAGCAACCCGATGATTATCTATTCGCTCACCCAGTACGCGACATCGGTGTCGGATATGTTTCTCGCCGGTATTGTTCCTGGGTTGCTGCTGGCCATTGGAATGGCTGTGCCGGCATGGTGGATCTCACGCCTTAATGGTTGGGGGGCGCATCGTGAAAAAGGGACATTCAAAACTAAGATAGCAGCATTCAAGCACGCCCGCTGGGCCATCTTGACGCCAGTAATTATATTAGGTGGTATTTATTCAGGTATTTTCACCCCAACAGAATCAGCTGCTGTTGCATGCTTTTACTCATACATCATCGGGGTGTTTGTCCACAAGGACCTCAAAATTCGCGATACCTTCAAGGTGCTGTCGACAGCGGCCATGATCACCGTTGTGGCAATGTTCCTCATGACCTTTGCAACGGCCTTCGGCAAGGTGCTGACGTCACAGGATGTGCCTGCCATTATTGCCGGTATGATGTCTGATAATGTCAGTACCATGCTGATGACATTGTTGATGATTAATCTGTTCTTGCTGTTCGTTGGCTGTTTTATGGATACGCTGGCGGCAATCATTATCCTGACTCCGCTGCTTTATCCGCTGCTCCAACAGTTCGGAATGGGGGTTTATCAATTCGGTATCATGATGATCATCAACTTAGGGATAGGTTTTGTAACCCCTCCATTTGGCGGCAACCTGTTCATTGCCAACCAGTTGAGTAATACCTCTGTACCTCAAGTATTCAAAGGGGCCTTCCCTCTGGTTATGGGGATGTTGGTTTCCTTGCTGTTGATCACCTTCGTACCGTTCTTCTCAACAATGTGGCTGTGA
- a CDS encoding class II fructose-bisphosphate aldolase: MALVTLKDVLAHAKENKYAVGSFNAVDFNLLRGLIAAAEQEKSPIIINLGQGQFRLTPPELIAPTMVKMAQEASVPVVLHLDHGKDVETCIRALRLGFSSVMYDGSALPFEENLKNTQDVIRFASYYGASVEAEIGKVGNTETGDEEELQAATEQTEDQLTKPQEAEAFANGATGLDALAVAFGTAHGLYHGEPKLDFERLRDISNSVEVPLVMHGGSGLDDSVYRDAIACGVSKINYFTNMSHDVGKQVQTMLNSKEEAYYHDIILCSIEATKQHAARIMQVFGSSGQAK; encoded by the coding sequence ATGGCTCTTGTAACATTAAAAGATGTATTAGCCCATGCAAAAGAAAATAAATATGCCGTCGGTAGTTTTAATGCGGTTGATTTTAATCTTTTACGCGGATTAATCGCAGCAGCGGAGCAAGAAAAGTCCCCCATTATTATTAATTTGGGACAAGGCCAATTCCGCCTTACACCACCGGAGCTGATCGCTCCGACTATGGTAAAAATGGCACAAGAAGCCTCAGTACCGGTTGTCCTTCACCTAGACCATGGAAAGGATGTTGAAACATGTATCCGCGCTCTTCGCCTTGGTTTCTCATCTGTTATGTACGACGGCTCTGCGCTGCCTTTTGAAGAAAACCTGAAAAATACCCAAGACGTTATCCGTTTTGCCAGCTATTACGGAGCTTCCGTCGAGGCTGAGATTGGCAAAGTCGGCAATACCGAAACCGGTGATGAAGAAGAACTACAGGCCGCAACAGAACAAACTGAAGATCAGCTTACCAAACCTCAAGAAGCCGAGGCTTTCGCCAACGGCGCAACAGGGCTAGACGCCCTTGCGGTTGCATTTGGTACCGCCCACGGCCTTTACCATGGCGAACCAAAACTCGATTTCGAGCGCTTGCGTGATATCAGCAATAGCGTTGAAGTGCCACTCGTGATGCATGGTGGTTCAGGGCTTGATGACAGCGTCTACCGTGATGCCATTGCTTGCGGTGTATCCAAAATCAACTACTTCACCAATATGTCACATGATGTGGGCAAGCAGGTTCAAACCATGCTGAACAGCAAAGAAGAAGCCTACTACCACGACATCATTCTTTGCTCTATTGAAGCCACCAAGCAGCATGCCGCACGTATTATGCAAGTCTTTGGCAGTAGTGGCCAAGCCAAATAA
- a CDS encoding glucose-6-phosphate isomerase — protein sequence MLTINTEFLNQAVKAHEYIQLAPYAKLAHHQLVTGEGVGSDFHGWIRLPETIDLEEVADIKQRAEDIQQQFDAFVCIGIGGSYLGHKAILEALQPAVGKEEKTEILFTAHNLSSRYLDEVMTYLADKNYCINVIAKEGIALETAVTFRILRAELERRFGKEGARERIIVTTDKYRGPLKDIVAEQGYPMYHLPHEVGGRFSVFTPVGLLPLAVAGIDIDALLAGAKQMMTVCESDDIEANPSLKYAITRNIMTQKGKEIELFVNYEPYMVFFSEWLKQLFGESDGKDGKGLFPASALYSTDLHSLGQWVQEGRRNLFETVLSVNDKPVDVPVPSLEEDLDNLGFLAGSSLNHIQASIKQASMVAHSDGGVPNLEIAIAKLDEFHLGGLMYFFMMSVSIGGYMAGVNPFDQNGVDQYKSEMMKILKG from the coding sequence ATGCTAACAATTAATACTGAATTTCTAAACCAAGCAGTTAAAGCTCATGAGTATATTCAATTGGCTCCTTATGCTAAATTGGCCCACCATCAACTGGTAACTGGGGAGGGGGTGGGGAGTGATTTCCATGGTTGGATTCGCCTGCCCGAAACCATTGACTTGGAAGAAGTTGCTGATATCAAACAAAGAGCTGAAGACATTCAGCAACAGTTTGATGCCTTTGTCTGTATCGGTATCGGGGGGTCTTATTTAGGCCATAAAGCCATCCTGGAAGCACTTCAACCCGCTGTAGGTAAAGAAGAAAAAACCGAGATTCTATTTACGGCCCATAACTTGAGCTCTCGCTACCTCGATGAGGTCATGACATATCTGGCAGACAAAAATTACTGCATTAATGTTATTGCTAAAGAAGGTATTGCATTGGAAACCGCGGTGACGTTCAGAATTTTACGGGCTGAGCTGGAGCGTCGCTTTGGCAAGGAAGGGGCGCGGGAGCGTATCATTGTTACAACGGATAAATACCGAGGCCCGCTAAAAGATATCGTCGCAGAACAAGGGTATCCAATGTACCACCTGCCGCATGAGGTTGGTGGGCGCTTTTCAGTTTTCACGCCGGTTGGCCTATTGCCGCTGGCGGTTGCCGGTATTGATATTGATGCATTGCTGGCCGGCGCCAAGCAAATGATGACAGTGTGCGAGTCCGATGATATTGAGGCTAACCCGTCACTCAAATATGCGATTACCCGTAATATCATGACTCAAAAAGGCAAAGAGATAGAGCTGTTTGTGAATTACGAACCTTATATGGTGTTTTTTTCCGAGTGGCTAAAGCAGCTGTTTGGTGAAAGTGATGGTAAGGATGGCAAAGGCCTGTTCCCCGCCAGTGCGCTTTACTCGACGGATTTGCATTCACTGGGGCAATGGGTACAGGAAGGCCGCCGCAACTTATTTGAAACAGTGCTGAGCGTGAATGACAAACCTGTAGATGTGCCGGTTCCAAGCCTTGAAGAAGATTTGGATAATCTGGGCTTCCTCGCAGGGTCATCCCTCAATCATATTCAGGCTTCGATTAAGCAGGCCAGCATGGTGGCCCACTCTGATGGTGGTGTCCCCAACCTTGAAATTGCCATTGCAAAGTTGGATGAATTCCATCTTGGTGGATTGATGTACTTCTTTATGATGAGTGTGTCTATTGGCGGTTATATGGCAGGGGTGAATCCATTTGATCAAAATGGTGTTGACCAATATAAATCGGAAATGATGAAAATACTGAAGGGTTAA
- a CDS encoding TRAP transporter small permease yields MLLTLLKKIDQHFEEFFCALMLGYIAVSLNIEVLNRYVFMSPSAFTDEIARMLMLFIVFLGVPWAVKLNRHIIIDLWPQNISAKKKLILDVISKVLFLLFAYLFTKAALEAVEFHKMLGTKTEALGFEYWIQLSMLPFAFGLTCVRIIQKIISSVLEYRHAGNTDLALHEEV; encoded by the coding sequence ATGTTACTGACTTTATTAAAAAAGATTGACCAGCATTTTGAAGAGTTTTTCTGTGCCCTAATGCTTGGTTACATTGCGGTATCACTGAATATAGAAGTCCTAAACCGTTACGTGTTTATGTCGCCATCAGCATTTACCGATGAGATAGCAAGGATGTTGATGCTGTTTATTGTTTTTCTGGGGGTTCCCTGGGCGGTAAAGTTAAATAGACATATCATCATAGACCTATGGCCCCAAAATATATCAGCAAAGAAGAAGCTTATTTTAGATGTTATCTCCAAAGTCTTATTTTTACTCTTTGCCTATTTATTTACCAAGGCTGCATTAGAGGCCGTAGAGTTTCATAAGATGCTAGGAACCAAAACCGAAGCCCTTGGCTTTGAATATTGGATTCAACTTTCCATGTTGCCGTTTGCATTTGGTTTAACCTGCGTACGTATTATTCAAAAAATTATTTCCTCGGTGTTGGAATACAGACACGCTGGAAATACCGACCTAGCACTTCACGAGGAGGTGTAA
- the manA gene encoding mannose-6-phosphate isomerase, class I: MGKPRHYAWGGESFIPSLIGRDNPGNKPFAEWWLGAHPDDSSLVVVDGNHQSLLDWLKIHNEVQDEEERQGEFPLPFLMKILDVEHMLAIQVHPTKAQAEEGFIRQDKLGIGRTAPERTYRDRNDKPEMMVALTPCWLAHGFATRATIISRFALYATFNQLSDQMQLFGIEAAFERLMKMPQCQVNELLGEVVDIHRYPYSRCELNQQLPEYWVCRAVLDQRSGYDRGLLAMLMMNIVHIPVGQGIYQGAGVPHAYLAGQNIEIMSNSDNVVRIGPTKLHVDLDEALRLIDYQEVVPKILHPEGGQESIRQYSHGGTAAFRLQ; the protein is encoded by the coding sequence TTGGGAAAACCACGGCATTACGCATGGGGAGGGGAGAGCTTTATTCCCTCCCTTATCGGGCGGGATAACCCCGGTAACAAGCCTTTTGCTGAATGGTGGTTGGGAGCACATCCCGATGATAGTTCTTTGGTGGTCGTGGATGGCAACCACCAATCCCTGCTTGACTGGCTGAAAATACACAACGAGGTTCAGGATGAAGAAGAGCGGCAGGGAGAGTTTCCACTGCCATTTTTGATGAAAATCCTCGATGTTGAGCATATGTTGGCCATACAGGTCCATCCGACAAAGGCGCAAGCCGAAGAAGGCTTTATCCGGCAAGATAAGCTGGGCATAGGACGAACGGCGCCCGAGCGGACATACCGAGATCGCAATGACAAGCCAGAAATGATGGTGGCATTGACTCCCTGTTGGCTTGCTCATGGCTTCGCTACGAGGGCAACAATTATCAGCCGTTTTGCTCTTTATGCCACATTCAATCAGTTATCAGATCAAATGCAACTATTTGGTATTGAGGCTGCGTTTGAGCGTTTGATGAAAATGCCTCAGTGCCAGGTGAACGAGTTACTTGGCGAAGTGGTTGATATTCATCGTTACCCCTATTCGCGTTGTGAGTTGAACCAACAATTACCTGAATATTGGGTCTGTCGCGCGGTATTAGATCAACGAAGTGGTTACGATCGCGGTTTACTCGCTATGTTGATGATGAATATTGTCCATATACCGGTTGGACAGGGGATATACCAAGGTGCAGGTGTCCCCCATGCTTACCTTGCTGGGCAGAATATCGAGATTATGTCGAATTCAGATAACGTAGTACGTATCGGGCCCACCAAACTGCATGTTGATCTCGATGAGGCCCTGCGGCTAATTGATTACCAGGAAGTGGTACCAAAGATCTTGCACCCAGAAGGTGGGCAAGAAAGTATTCGTCAATATTCACATGGTGGAACGGCAGCATTTCGTTTGCAGTAA